A genomic segment from Deltaproteobacteria bacterium encodes:
- the nthA gene encoding nitrile hydratase subunit alpha, whose product MSDRHHHDDHEHGADPIARRNALRAEALESLLVERGLVQPDVVDAIVTRFEQDIGPLNGAKLVARAWTDPAFKIRLLADPWAAIEELGLPTGPDKTPIVVLEDAPDLHHVVVCTLCSCYPSSLLGLPPTWYKSPPYRSRVVREPRAVLREMGLDLPPEVAVRVSDSSAEVRYLVLPMRPAGTVGWSEEDLRRLVTRDTLIGVARPSVAVDDPAPGKPT is encoded by the coding sequence ATGAGCGATCGGCACCACCACGACGACCACGAGCACGGCGCCGATCCGATCGCGCGGCGAAACGCGCTCCGCGCCGAGGCGCTCGAGTCGCTCCTCGTCGAGCGCGGCCTCGTCCAGCCCGACGTCGTCGACGCGATCGTGACGCGCTTCGAGCAGGACATCGGTCCGCTGAACGGCGCGAAGCTCGTGGCCCGGGCCTGGACCGATCCGGCCTTCAAGATCCGCCTCCTCGCCGACCCGTGGGCCGCGATCGAGGAGCTCGGTCTCCCGACGGGGCCGGACAAGACGCCGATCGTGGTGCTCGAAGATGCGCCCGATCTGCACCACGTCGTCGTGTGCACGCTCTGCTCCTGCTACCCGTCCTCGCTGCTCGGCCTGCCGCCCACCTGGTACAAGAGCCCGCCGTATCGCTCGCGCGTCGTACGCGAGCCGCGCGCGGTGCTGCGCGAGATGGGCCTCGATCTCCCGCCCGAGGTCGCCGTGCGGGTCTCGGACTCGAGCGCCGAGGTCCGCTATCTGGTGCTGCCGATGCGACCCGCCGGGACCGTGGGCTGGAGCGAGGAGGACCTGCGACGCCTCGTGACGCGCGACACCCTGATCGGCGTGGCCCGCCCGTCCGTCGCGGTGGACGACCCGGCGCCAGGGAAGCCGACATGA
- a CDS encoding HPF/RaiA family ribosome-associated protein, with protein MDQPVQITFRDVPPSEAVEARIREEADTLRQYDDRIVRCRVVVEQPHRHQHQGRLYAIRIDLTVPGREIVIGNGSHADHAHEDVYVAIRDAFEAARRQLQDHTRRTRERRYAPDGPAAEGRIGRLLRDLGYGFIETADGREIYFHRNSVVDGTFDRLEAGAAVHFAEELGEKGPQATSVRPRHPRPSHGK; from the coding sequence ATGGACCAACCAGTGCAGATCACCTTTCGCGACGTGCCCCCCTCGGAGGCCGTCGAAGCCCGCATCCGCGAAGAGGCGGATACCCTCCGCCAATACGACGATCGCATCGTGCGTTGCCGGGTGGTCGTCGAGCAGCCGCATCGCCACCAGCACCAGGGGCGGCTCTACGCGATCCGCATCGACCTCACTGTACCGGGACGCGAGATCGTCATTGGCAACGGCTCGCACGCCGACCACGCGCACGAGGACGTCTACGTGGCCATCCGCGACGCGTTCGAAGCGGCGCGGCGTCAGCTGCAGGACCACACGCGCCGCACACGCGAGCGACGCTACGCGCCCGACGGGCCCGCGGCCGAGGGACGGATCGGCCGGCTCCTGCGCGATCTCGGCTACGGGTTCATCGAAACGGCGGACGGTCGCGAGATCTACTTCCACCGCAACAGCGTCGTGGACGGCACCTTCGACCGGCTCGAGGCCGGCGCCGCCGTGCACTTCGCCGAGGAGCTCGGTGAGAAGGGTCCGCAGGCGACCAGCGTCCGACCGCGCCATCCCCGGCCTTCGCACGGGAAGTGA
- a CDS encoding 1-phosphofructokinase family hexose kinase: MPTILTLTMNPAVDVSTTVPHVVPDRKLRCEAPRYEPGGGGINVARAAHRLGVEAEAWFPAGGAGGELLQRLLDAEGIRHTTLPAQGWTRENVNVLEQLSGRQFRFCMPGAALAAHEWPVFLERLRALSPAPDFVVASGSLPPGVPVDFYAQLARSARDLGSRLVLDSSGPALACAVEAGVYLLKPSLGEFRALTGGGEEDESALIARAVEVVVRRKWCSVLLLSLGSAGALLVTADERQRFSAPAVPTASTVGAGDSMVAGMLAGLCRGRSLRDAARFAVAAGAAAVMNPGTELCHRRDVERLDAQVRASAV; this comes from the coding sequence ATGCCCACGATCCTCACGCTCACGATGAACCCCGCCGTGGACGTCAGCACCACGGTGCCGCACGTCGTTCCGGATCGGAAGCTCCGCTGCGAAGCGCCGCGCTACGAGCCCGGCGGCGGCGGCATCAACGTGGCCCGCGCGGCGCACCGCCTCGGCGTCGAGGCCGAGGCGTGGTTTCCGGCCGGCGGCGCCGGCGGCGAGCTGCTGCAGCGGCTCCTCGACGCCGAGGGAATCCGCCACACGACGCTCCCCGCGCAGGGGTGGACGCGCGAAAACGTGAACGTGCTCGAGCAGCTGAGCGGCCGGCAGTTCCGCTTCTGCATGCCCGGCGCCGCCCTTGCGGCACACGAATGGCCGGTCTTCCTCGAGCGCCTGCGCGCCCTCTCTCCGGCGCCCGATTTCGTCGTCGCGAGCGGCAGCCTGCCGCCCGGCGTGCCGGTCGACTTCTACGCGCAGCTCGCCCGCTCGGCGCGCGACCTCGGCAGCCGGCTCGTGCTCGACAGCTCGGGGCCCGCGCTCGCGTGCGCCGTCGAGGCGGGGGTCTATCTCCTGAAGCCGAGCCTCGGCGAATTTCGCGCCCTCACCGGGGGCGGCGAGGAGGACGAGTCGGCCCTGATCGCGCGCGCCGTCGAGGTCGTCGTCCGGCGCAAATGGTGCAGCGTGCTGCTGCTGTCGCTCGGCTCCGCGGGCGCCTTGCTCGTCACCGCCGACGAGCGCCAGCGCTTCTCGGCGCCAGCGGTCCCGACCGCAAGCACCGTCGGCGCGGGCGACAGCATGGTCGCGGGCATGCTCGCCGGCCTCTGCCGCGGCCGCTCGCTCCGCGATGCCGCCCGCTTCGCGGTCGCGGCCGGCGCCGCGGCCGTCATGAACCCCGGCACCGAGCTCTGTCATCGCCGCGACGTCGAGCGCCTCGACGCCCAGGTGCGGGCGTCGGCCGTCTAA
- a CDS encoding nitrile hydratase accessory protein, whose translation MTSDGRAQVLDWDGPLSPPRRNGELVFEALWESRVFGMTMTLYERGAFAWDEFRDRLIATIAAAERAAHPHAGAYRYWECWLGAFEALAADKAWCAPGAVDARLAELAARPAGHDHRTPGT comes from the coding sequence ATGACCTCCGACGGTCGCGCGCAGGTCCTCGACTGGGACGGCCCCCTGTCGCCGCCGCGCCGGAACGGCGAGCTCGTCTTCGAGGCGCTCTGGGAAAGCCGCGTCTTCGGCATGACGATGACTCTCTACGAGCGCGGCGCGTTCGCGTGGGACGAGTTCCGTGACCGCTTGATCGCGACCATCGCCGCGGCCGAGCGCGCCGCCCATCCGCACGCCGGAGCGTACCGCTACTGGGAGTGCTGGCTTGGCGCTTTCGAGGCGCTGGCGGCCGACAAGGCATGGTGCGCGCCGGGGGCGGTCGACGCGCGGCTCGCGGAGCTCGCGGCGCGACCCGCGGGACATGATCACCGCACGCCCGGCACCTGA
- the nthB gene encoding nitrile hydratase subunit beta: protein MHGIHDLGGMHGFGRVEVEADEPVFHAAFERRVLGMAYQVVGFGWITIDAFRHGIERIPPVDYLTLGYYGRWRAALERLLIERGVLASDEVDARVASRTSAPPAAAPAPPAAIAPGFERDLARPARFAGGDRVRARVTSSPGHTRLPRYVAGRVGTVVVAGPAYVFPDANAHGRGEDPQHLYTVRFDGRELWGDAAEPATSVHVDLFEPYLEPVP, encoded by the coding sequence GTGCACGGGATCCACGACCTGGGCGGCATGCACGGCTTCGGCCGCGTCGAGGTGGAGGCCGACGAGCCGGTCTTCCACGCCGCCTTCGAGCGCCGGGTGCTCGGCATGGCCTACCAGGTGGTGGGCTTCGGCTGGATCACCATCGACGCGTTCCGCCACGGCATCGAGCGCATCCCGCCGGTCGACTACCTGACCCTCGGCTACTACGGCCGCTGGCGCGCGGCGCTCGAGCGCCTGCTGATCGAGCGCGGCGTGCTCGCGTCGGACGAGGTCGACGCGCGCGTCGCGAGCCGCACGAGCGCCCCGCCGGCGGCGGCCCCGGCCCCGCCGGCCGCGATCGCTCCCGGCTTCGAGCGCGACCTCGCGCGCCCGGCGCGCTTCGCCGGCGGCGATCGGGTGCGGGCACGCGTGACGAGCTCGCCGGGGCACACGCGCCTCCCCCGCTACGTCGCGGGTCGCGTCGGGACCGTCGTGGTGGCGGGCCCGGCCTACGTCTTCCCCGACGCGAACGCGCACGGACGCGGCGAGGATCCGCAGCACCTCTATACGGTACGCTTCGACGGCCGCGAGCTCTGGGGCGATGCCGCCGAGCCGGCGACGTCGGTCCACGTCGACCTGTTCGAACCATACCTGGAGCCCGTCCCATGA